The following proteins are co-located in the Pedobacter frigiditerrae genome:
- a CDS encoding GIN domain-containing protein: MKTSIKTIIATGFIALAITSSTVYANNNVDPIVTINETTVSASAVKISSINKLNVSGNVEVTIIQNSKSKVLYTNEGNDDVSVKKVGSSLYVSSKNGQAGKITIYVDDIYRIEASGDAYVAANSQLNLKYLQVFVSDKANVKLNANTESLYTTVKGASKLALKGNTDLYTVDMDKSSRISLDRFKSKKTEMKSDVYVSSRD; the protein is encoded by the coding sequence ATGAAAACTTCAATCAAAACCATCATTGCAACAGGCTTTATCGCGTTAGCAATCACATCTTCAACAGTTTACGCAAACAACAACGTTGACCCAATTGTAACTATTAATGAGACAACTGTATCGGCAAGTGCTGTTAAGATTTCTTCTATTAACAAGTTAAATGTTAGTGGAAACGTAGAAGTAACTATTATACAAAACTCAAAATCTAAGGTGTTATATACAAACGAAGGAAACGATGACGTTTCTGTTAAAAAAGTAGGTAGCTCTCTATATGTGAGTTCAAAAAATGGTCAAGCAGGGAAAATTACTATTTATGTAGATGACATCTATAGAATTGAAGCTTCTGGTGATGCTTATGTTGCAGCTAATAGCCAATTAAACTTAAAATATCTTCAAGTTTTTGTGTCTGATAAAGCAAATGTGAAATTAAATGCAAATACTGAGAGTTTATATACAACCGTTAAAGGTGCTTCTAAATTAGCTTTAAAAGGAAATACAGATTTATATACAGTTGATATGGATAAATCTTCTAGAATTAGCCTAGATAGATTTAAATCTAAAAAAACAGAAATGAAATCTGATGTTTATGTTTCGAGTAGAGACTAA
- a CDS encoding peptidylprolyl isomerase, which yields MNINANTVVSITYELHTTTPEGQQVFVEKANEEQPLVFLYGVGMMLPKFEEHLAGLKAGDEYSFELSPADGYGEIDATAHVDLPIDMFKEAGELPKVGDVIPLQDNQGNQFRAGVTGVHEDIISVDLNHPMAGKNLIFAGKVLTVREATADELSHGHAHGADGHSGH from the coding sequence ATGAATATTAATGCGAACACAGTAGTGTCTATAACTTATGAACTACACACTACTACTCCAGAAGGTCAGCAAGTTTTTGTTGAAAAAGCAAATGAAGAACAACCATTAGTGTTCTTATATGGCGTAGGTATGATGTTACCTAAATTTGAAGAACATTTAGCTGGTTTAAAAGCTGGTGATGAGTATAGTTTTGAACTTTCTCCTGCAGATGGTTACGGCGAAATTGATGCAACTGCTCACGTAGATTTGCCAATTGACATGTTTAAAGAAGCTGGCGAATTGCCTAAAGTTGGCGATGTAATTCCTTTACAAGATAACCAAGGTAACCAATTCCGTGCTGGTGTTACTGGCGTACACGAAGACATTATCTCAGTAGATTTAAACCACCCAATGGCTGGAAAAAACTTAATCTTTGCTGGTAAAGTTTTAACTGTTCGTGAAGCAACTGCTGATGAATTAAGTCACGGTCACGCTCATGGAGCTGATGGTCATTCAGGTCACTAA
- a CDS encoding MarR family winged helix-turn-helix transcriptional regulator, which yields MDLVHELAEIALATRLKRLSERLSSDVSKIYKESDVDFEARWFLILTLLQKEKLMAITEIADSLQLSHPAIIQLVQELIQKNLIKAALDSKDGRKRMVSLTPNGKRTLEKIEPILSSIKEENKKWIEGSSANILKILAELEQALNEQSMYNRIKLNMLLQKTQA from the coding sequence ATGGATTTAGTACATGAACTTGCTGAAATTGCCTTAGCAACTCGATTAAAAAGGTTGAGTGAAAGACTTTCAAGTGATGTAAGTAAGATATATAAGGAATCTGATGTAGATTTCGAAGCACGATGGTTTTTAATCTTAACGCTATTGCAGAAAGAAAAGTTAATGGCAATAACAGAAATCGCTGATTCATTACAGCTTAGTCATCCTGCAATTATTCAGCTAGTACAAGAATTAATACAAAAAAACCTGATTAAGGCCGCATTAGATAGTAAGGACGGCAGGAAAAGAATGGTTTCGTTAACTCCCAATGGAAAAAGGACATTGGAAAAAATTGAACCTATATTATCATCAATTAAGGAAGAAAATAAAAAATGGATTGAAGGAAGTAGTGCCAACATCCTTAAAATATTAGCAGAGTTAGAACAAGCCTTAAATGAGCAAAGTATGTATAATCGCATTAAGCTCAATATGCTACTCCAAAAAACTCAAGCATAA
- a CDS encoding dipeptide epimerase, which yields MKITHTEIYRFSIPMEPFVIATGTMHFAQNVLVRIYTDAGIHGVGECSAFPMIVGETQETCIAMAKDFAQILKGKNPLEIPERMQDLLAYADHNATIKSAFDMALFDIAAKNAKLPLYKFLGGYKRTIETDMTIGIDTPEGMAQTALKYQKNGCRIIKIKLGKKVHEDIERVKQIRAAVGDEMILRLDANQGWSFDDALFALGELESQNIEFCEQPMRTWFDDKLPELALNSPIKIMADESCYNHHDARKLINSKACEYLNIKFAKSGGILGAQKIHEEALQHGVKCMIGSMLESRIALSANLHFALASANVVFFDLDTCLLGHLVDPVVGGLTYDGYFLDVPETIGIGADADEDFLKTCESWII from the coding sequence ATGAAAATCACACATACAGAAATCTATCGTTTTAGCATTCCAATGGAGCCTTTTGTAATTGCAACTGGCACAATGCATTTTGCGCAAAATGTGTTGGTTAGAATTTATACTGATGCAGGCATTCATGGCGTTGGTGAGTGTTCAGCCTTTCCGATGATTGTTGGAGAGACCCAGGAGACTTGCATAGCGATGGCTAAGGATTTTGCACAAATCTTAAAAGGTAAAAATCCCTTAGAAATACCCGAAAGGATGCAAGATTTACTAGCTTATGCAGACCATAATGCAACTATTAAAAGTGCATTTGACATGGCGTTGTTTGATATTGCTGCAAAAAATGCAAAACTTCCTTTGTATAAATTTTTAGGTGGATATAAAAGAACCATCGAAACGGATATGACCATTGGTATTGATACACCTGAAGGAATGGCGCAAACAGCACTTAAATATCAGAAAAATGGTTGTAGGATAATCAAGATTAAACTAGGTAAAAAAGTTCATGAAGATATTGAACGGGTAAAACAAATAAGAGCTGCCGTAGGCGATGAAATGATTTTACGTTTAGATGCCAATCAAGGTTGGAGTTTCGATGATGCGCTTTTTGCATTGGGCGAATTAGAATCTCAAAACATTGAATTCTGCGAACAACCCATGAGAACTTGGTTTGATGACAAATTACCAGAATTGGCCTTAAACTCTCCTATTAAAATAATGGCTGATGAAAGCTGTTACAATCATCACGATGCTAGAAAATTAATTAATAGCAAGGCTTGTGAATATTTGAATATCAAATTCGCCAAATCTGGTGGCATATTAGGTGCACAAAAAATTCACGAGGAAGCTTTACAACATGGTGTTAAATGTATGATTGGCAGCATGCTTGAAAGTAGAATCGCCTTGAGTGCCAACTTACATTTTGCCTTAGCCAGTGCCAATGTTGTGTTTTTCGATTTAGATACTTGTTTACTTGGTCATTTAGTTGACCCCGTTGTTGGTGGATTAACCTACGACGGTTACTTCCTAGATGTTCCAGAAACCATTGGTATTGGAGCAGATGCTGATGAAGATTTCTTAAAAACTTGTGAAAGTTGGATAATTTAA
- a CDS encoding glycoside hydrolase family 25 protein, whose product MPPIKRKPTTRKPTVRKKINKSNTTKWRIAIAGILLVLLSPFYYGYVLKVASSAWFWIRHPNEDKNYRTYESFDIKIPKKYTVHGIDVSYYQGKIDWTKVKAMEDDDVKITFAFIKATEGLLSVDPYFQRNWREAPKAGIKVGAYHFFRPKRSGLWQANFFLQTASFEKGDLPPVVDIESLDGVSPEKMRKELNAFIIQVEEKTKVKPIIYSGIRFYKDHLLGYYDNYPFWVAHYHQPKLKLANNAYKFWQHSDKARINGINHLVDFNAFNGDSLAFSKILIQ is encoded by the coding sequence ATGCCTCCAATAAAGAGAAAGCCAACAACAAGAAAGCCTACAGTTCGTAAAAAGATAAATAAATCCAACACCACAAAATGGAGAATAGCGATTGCTGGAATATTATTGGTTTTACTTTCTCCATTTTATTATGGTTATGTGTTAAAAGTAGCTTCATCTGCTTGGTTTTGGATACGCCATCCAAACGAAGATAAAAATTACAGAACCTACGAAAGCTTCGATATTAAAATTCCAAAGAAGTACACAGTTCACGGTATTGATGTTTCTTATTATCAAGGTAAAATAGATTGGACAAAAGTAAAGGCAATGGAAGATGATGATGTGAAAATCACTTTTGCCTTCATTAAAGCAACAGAAGGTTTATTAAGTGTAGATCCATATTTTCAGCGTAATTGGCGTGAAGCTCCTAAAGCAGGAATAAAAGTTGGTGCTTATCATTTTTTTAGACCAAAAAGATCTGGTTTATGGCAAGCCAATTTTTTCTTGCAAACTGCCAGCTTCGAAAAAGGAGATTTACCACCTGTTGTAGATATAGAAAGTTTAGATGGTGTTTCTCCAGAAAAAATGAGGAAAGAATTAAATGCCTTTATTATTCAGGTTGAAGAGAAAACCAAGGTAAAACCAATTATCTATTCGGGTATTAGATTTTATAAGGACCATTTACTGGGATACTATGATAACTATCCTTTTTGGGTGGCACATTACCATCAGCCTAAGCTAAAACTAGCAAACAATGCTTATAAATTTTGGCAACATTCAGATAAAGCGAGAATCAACGGAATTAATCACCTAGTAGATTTTAATGCTTTTAACGGCGATAGCTTAGCTTTTTCTAAAATCTTGATTCAATAA
- a CDS encoding thioredoxin domain-containing protein, whose amino-acid sequence MQEPNNLIHASSPYLLQHAYNPVEWYEWGPAALEKAKKENKLILVSIGYSACHWCHVMEHESFEDFEVAEVMNKNFVCIKVDREERPDIDQIYMLAVQLMNGNGGWPLNAICLPDQRPVYGGTYFRKNDWISILLNVSDLWKNEPAKALNYAERLTEGIQQSEKVISSDQEVVFAQSHLTEIIEPWKRHFDIDGGGYNRSPKFPLPNNWSFLLRYSFLTPDEATFMAVCSTLEEMAKGGIYDQVGGGFARYSVDDKWHVPHFEKMLYDNAQLIGLYAEAYQCLKYEPFVQIIIDTIDWAFREMSAENGLFYSALDADSEGVEGKFYVWDKVTFDKVVGEDAALIGEYFNVTEEGNWEEEQTNILRKLTTDEEFIEKHNIDIETLYDKVALAKAKLLDERSNRVRPGLDDKCLTAWNAMMIKALADTSQILDYEMYYDRAKLAAEFILENMVTPDGGLYRNYKNGKATIPGFLDDYAFMIEALISLYEVDFDEVWLEEAKSLTNYVLLNFKDEENDMFFYTASNGEELIARKHEVMDNVIPASNSVMAQNLQKLGLFFDDESYRDKASAMLKSVLPRIKAYGSAYSNWCTQLLNEVHGINEIAIMGFDISEAKNELNNIYIPNKIALGGGKSELPLLKDKESQETKIYVCKNKTCQLPVSTVTEAMKNIRALA is encoded by the coding sequence ATGCAAGAACCCAACAACCTCATTCACGCTTCATCTCCATACTTATTGCAACATGCTTACAACCCAGTTGAATGGTACGAATGGGGTCCAGCTGCACTAGAAAAAGCTAAAAAAGAAAATAAATTAATTTTAGTAAGTATAGGTTATTCTGCTTGCCATTGGTGCCACGTAATGGAACATGAAAGTTTTGAGGACTTTGAAGTGGCAGAAGTGATGAACAAAAATTTCGTTTGCATTAAAGTAGATAGAGAGGAACGACCAGATATTGACCAGATTTATATGTTAGCCGTACAGCTGATGAATGGGAATGGAGGTTGGCCATTGAATGCCATTTGCTTGCCAGACCAAAGGCCAGTTTATGGTGGTACTTACTTCAGAAAAAATGATTGGATAAGTATTTTATTAAATGTTTCAGACCTCTGGAAAAATGAACCTGCAAAGGCATTAAATTACGCAGAGCGATTAACAGAAGGCATTCAACAATCAGAAAAAGTTATCTCTTCAGACCAGGAAGTTGTTTTTGCTCAATCGCATTTGACGGAAATTATTGAACCTTGGAAACGTCATTTTGATATAGATGGAGGCGGATATAACAGGTCACCCAAATTTCCATTACCGAATAATTGGAGCTTTTTATTAAGATATAGTTTTTTGACACCCGATGAAGCTACGTTTATGGCGGTTTGTTCTACACTTGAAGAAATGGCAAAAGGCGGAATTTACGATCAAGTGGGAGGTGGCTTTGCTAGGTATTCAGTAGATGATAAATGGCACGTTCCTCACTTTGAGAAGATGTTGTATGATAACGCACAGCTGATTGGTTTATATGCAGAAGCTTATCAATGCTTAAAATATGAACCATTTGTACAGATAATAATTGATACCATTGATTGGGCTTTTAGGGAAATGAGTGCAGAAAATGGCTTGTTTTATTCTGCCTTAGATGCAGATAGTGAAGGAGTGGAGGGTAAGTTTTATGTGTGGGATAAGGTAACTTTTGATAAAGTTGTTGGTGAGGATGCAGCATTAATAGGTGAATATTTCAATGTTACTGAAGAAGGAAATTGGGAAGAGGAACAAACCAATATTTTAAGAAAGCTAACTACTGATGAGGAATTCATAGAAAAACATAATATAGACATCGAAACCCTTTACGATAAAGTGGCATTAGCGAAAGCTAAATTATTAGATGAAAGAAGTAATCGTGTGCGACCTGGATTAGATGATAAATGTTTAACCGCTTGGAATGCAATGATGATTAAAGCCTTGGCAGATACTTCTCAAATTTTAGATTATGAGATGTATTACGATAGGGCAAAGCTAGCTGCTGAATTCATTTTAGAAAATATGGTCACTCCAGATGGAGGATTATACCGTAACTATAAAAATGGAAAAGCAACTATTCCAGGCTTTTTAGATGATTATGCATTTATGATTGAAGCTTTAATCTCTTTATACGAGGTTGATTTCGATGAAGTTTGGTTGGAAGAAGCTAAATCGTTAACAAATTATGTGCTGCTTAATTTTAAGGACGAAGAGAATGACATGTTCTTTTATACAGCTAGTAACGGCGAAGAGTTAATTGCCCGCAAGCATGAAGTAATGGATAATGTAATTCCGGCATCTAATTCTGTTATGGCGCAAAACCTTCAAAAATTAGGTTTGTTTTTTGATGATGAAAGTTATCGAGACAAAGCATCAGCTATGCTTAAATCGGTTTTACCAAGAATAAAAGCCTACGGCTCAGCTTATTCAAATTGGTGTACGCAATTGCTAAATGAAGTGCATGGCATCAACGAAATTGCAATAATGGGTTTTGATATAAGTGAAGCAAAGAATGAGCTTAACAATATTTACATTCCTAATAAAATTGCATTGGGTGGAGGGAAAAGTGAACTTCCATTATTAAAAGATAAAGAAAGTCAGGAAACCAAAATTTATGTATGCAAAAATAAAACTTGTCAATTACCAGTAAGTACGGTTACCGAGGCGATGAAAAACATTAGGGCTTTAGCCTAA